The following is a genomic window from Hymenobacter chitinivorans DSM 11115.
ACACCCAGATTGTGGCCAGTACCCGCACGGCCGCGCCTTCGGCTGCCCCGGTAGCCATTGCCAGCCAGCCCACGCCGGTGCGGCCCGTGGCTAATTCGGCGGTGCCCATGAACGTAGTGGGCCAGATTGTGTTCCGCGACAATCCCGAGCAGCGCTACTACCTGACCAGCAAGCTCAACGTGGTGCGGATGCAGAACAACTCGGTGGGCCAGGTGGTGGGCCGCGTCGCCCGCTCCAACAGCGCCAGCTTTCCCTATATTCTGGTCGACGCCCAGGACCGCCGCCTCTACATCAGCGCCCAGGGCGGGGTCTTCAACAACCAGGGCCAGCAGGTCGGCACCCTTTCCGACCCTTCGTAAGCCCGCTGTTACTTTGCGTTAGAAAAGGCCTGCTTCCTCCGGAGCAGGCCTTTTCTCTTTTCCGGATGAGCCCCTCGCGCATCGGCCGCGCCGTGCTAGCTTTGCGCACTTCACCTCTTTTTTCCGCTGCCGATGCCTTCCTACCCGTTTCTGCTGGTCGATGCCTTCACCACTTCCGCCCTGGGCGGCAACCCCTGCGCCGTCGTGCTCGACGCCGACGACCTGTCGGCCGATGACATGCAGCGCCTGGCCCGGGAGTTTAACCAGTCGGAAACGGCCTTCGTGCGCCGCTCGGCGGTGGCCGAGTTTGGGGTGCGCTACTTCACGCCGGCCGAGGAAATTCCGCTGGCCGGCCACCCTACCATTGCCACCGTTACGGCCCTGGTGCACACCGGCCGCCTGCCGCTCCCGCAGCCCCGCACCGAGCTGCAGCTCGAGCTGCTCCACGGCCCGATTCATATTGCGGTAGAAACTTCGACCAGTGGCCCGGCCCAGGTGCTAATGACCCAGCGCAAGCCCGTGTTTGGTCAGCTCCACGACCCGGCCGTAGTACTGCCCCTGTTCGGCCTCACGCCGGATGACGTGCTGCCCGGCTCGGTTATCCAGACCGTCAGCACCGGTACGCCCCAGCTCATGGTGCTTGTGCGCGACCAGGAAGCCCTGCGCCGCTCCCACATTCCGGATGCGGCAGCCTTTGCCCGCTACCGCCAGAGCAGCGACTTTTTCAGCCCCCACCTGTTTTGCCTGGGCGGGGCCACGGCCGCGGGCCATACCTTCGCCCGGCACTTCGGCACCCCGCCCGATATTGCCGAAGACCCCGTTACCGGCTCGGCCACGGGCGGCATGGCGGCCTTTCTGTGGCATTACGGCTACCTTGCCACCCCAGAATTCGTGGCCGAGCAGGGCCACTGGATGGGCCGGCCCGGCCAGGTGCAAGTCACGGTGCAAGGCCCCCGGGAGGCTATTTCGTCGGTAACGATAGGCGGACCGGGCGTGGTCGTGGTGGAAGGTCAGTTGAAGCTGTAGGGGAAGGCAAATAGCTGAGCCGTAGTGCAACTCCGGCCGGGCTTGGGGTGTTATCCAAAGCCGCCGTGGGCCTGCGGGCCTCCTGGCTTTGATTTGTCTTTCCGCCCTTTACTTACTGCCCGTGCCCGAACTACCCGAAGTTGAAACCTACCGCCGCTTCCTCGACGAAGTCATTTTGCACCAACCCATTACGGCCTTCGAGGTGCGCGACGCCCACGTGCTGGGCACCGACGAGGACACTCTGCGCCAGCGCCTGGTGGGCCAGCACGTCACCGGCACGCGCCGCATCGGCAAAAACTGCTTTCTGGAGCTCAGCGACGGGTCGGCCCTGGCCCTGCACTTTGGCATGACCGGCGACGTGAATGCCTACCGCCACGACCACGACGCCCCGCGCTTTACCCGGGTGGCCCTGCACCTGGCGGATGGAATGCGGGTGGCCTTTATCGACCCGCGCAAGTTTGGTCGCATCCGCCACGCCGAAAGCGTGGACCACTACCAGAAAGCCAAGAAGCTGGGACCCGACGCGCTGGAAGTTACGGCGGTGCATTTGCAGCAGAAGCTGGGGCCGAAAAAGATGATGATTAAGCCCCTGCTGCTCGACCAGAGCATCACGGCCGGGCTCGGCAACTGGATTGTGGACGAGGTGCTGTTTCAGGCCCGGATTCATCCCGAGCGCCGGGCCAATACCCTTACCACCAAGGAATTCAAAGCCCTGCACAGCGCTATTCAGCTGGTCTTGCGCACGGCCATCGGGCACGAGGCCACCTACCGGCATTTCCCCGCGTCGTTCCTGATTCACGCCCGGGAGTGGGACGACTCCGCCACGCCCGGCACCGAGCAGCACCGCTTCTGCCCGCGCCACCCCAAAGTGGAGATAGAAAAAAGCTACGTTGGGGGCCGGGCTACATACATTTGCCCGCGCTGCCAGCCCGCTCCGGTGGTTTCAGAATAATACTATTCAGCTTCTCAAAAAGGCCTTCTATTGCGTAATAGAAGGCCTTTTTGCTTAATCAAACCTGCTGCAGCACAAAATCTTATGTTTGATTTGTCGAGTTGAACTTTCTCGGCAAAATATTTGAATAATTGTCTTTTTCCGCGAAAGTCTGAACCAAGTGTTTTACCTTTGAGTTAGGTCACCAACATCGAGGCAGATGCAGCGAGGTTATTGTGAAGTTGGAAGAAGAAAATCAGTGCCTATGCCCCACGGCTACTACGCGTTTTTGCGTGATGTTTCATTCACCTTATTGTCGTTTTCATGAAGAAACTGCCCATTTTCCTGAGCCTGGCGGCTGCTACCCTATCGTTGGCAGCCTGTGAAAAAGAATTGGAAGAAGTAAGCGCCCCCGTTCAGGAAGCAGCAGCCGTGAAATCTGAATCGGCCACCGACCTGCTCTCGGCCGGCGGCTGGCACCTCACAGATCTTACGTCGCGCACCGTCACGACGGGCTCCACGGAAGTACCCACCGTGAGCCTGCTGGGCCGCCTCAAGCCCTGGCTGCGCGATAATACCATCGAATACAAAACCGGCGGCGCCTACAGCGTCAACGAAGGCACCCTGAAAGCCTCGCCCGACGCCCCGGCCCTGCTCACCGGCGCCTGGCAGCTCAACGCCAAAGGCGACTCGCTGACCGTGCGTCAGGACAAAAGCAGCGTGCGCCGCTACTCCATTGCCGAGCTGACGGCCTCTACCCTGCGGCTCAATTACTCGGAAGGCACCAACCCAGTGACGACCTACACCACGGTGTACTCCCACTAATTCCGGCATTCTACCACCGTTCAGTATCAAGCCCAAAGGGCCTCACCACACCGGTGAGGCCCTTTGCGTTTCTGTCTGGCATGGACTCTGGGTTTGTACCCCAGGGCTTAATGCATATTACCAAAGCTGGTCACCAGCATGAGGCTACAGGCCCCAAAGCCGATGATGAGCACCAGCAGGGCGCTCAGAAAATAGGGGGCCGCACTGCGGCCGGGCTCGTCTTTTACCAGCCGCACCGCGCCCAGAATCATGTTTACAACTACCTGAAGGCCGTAGCCCAGGGCAAAAAGCAGGGCCGCGCCCCCGTCCGTGACCTTGGTCAAGGCTCCCAGCACGACGGCCCCGGCCAGCACGCCCAGCAGGTTGTTGCGCAGAATATGGTCGGAAGCAACCGGATTTTCGCTCATGGCAGAGTTCGTTAGTGCATGTTGCCCAGCTTGAGGTGGGTGGCGCAGTCGCCGAAGCCGATGATGAAAATCAGCATAGCCGCCAGCAAAAAACCCAGGCTGTTTCTCTTGTGGCCGTCGAGCAACGCCACCAGAAACAGCAGCCCATTTATAAACGACATAAAAAACAAGAGCAGGAAGATTCCCTCGCTGCTGTCGAGCAACTGCCGGCCCACGTGCAGCACCAGCATGATACCCAGGTTGACGAGCAGAATCAGGCCGATGCGGCTTTTCTTCGGCGGGGAAGGAGGTGTTTCCATAGCTACAGCCCGGGGGGTTCGCGCAGCTCGGCCGGGGCCACTACGCTTGGTATCATATTACTGGCTATGCTCTCGAAAGCGGGCTTTTCCATACGCGAGTGTACGTTTGCAGAGTCGTTAGCTGGCACCGTAATTTCTTCTACTTCTACCGGTTCACGGGGTTTTGACTCTTCGGCGCACATGCCTGATCCAATGAGCAGCAATAGCAGAAACGATAAGCAGAAGCCCCCGGCAAAGCCCGTAGCACGCCGCCGCTCAAATAACAGAAATACAAAACCAATTAGCGCATTTAAAGTAGCCAGCAGTACAAATGCCAGGCCGAGACCATACACATGGGGCCAGACAGGTCTTACCAGCAGCAATAGAATCACCAAGTTAATACCGAGCGGCCAGGCGTACCGATGCTGGCCTTTATTCGATTGATCAGCCGCCATGCCCCATCAGATAACGCCGGGCCGCTCAGCCCGCAATTCCTCCAACCGGGCCAGTTTTTCCGGGTCGCGGTAAAAGATGTTCATCGTCTCGAAGGGAACAATCTTCAAATCCTTGCTCACGATGTGGACGCAGGACTTCTTCACGGCCCGCACGTCGAAGTTCCAGGCGTCCATAAACTGGAGAATAATGACCCGGAACAGGTTTTCGTAGCTCAGGTTGGGCGCCGACACTTGGGGCAGGCAGCAAAGCAGCTGGTTGAGGTCGGGCACCACGGTATCGACGGTATTGGCGGTGCTGAAGAGCTTGAGCATGTGCTGGCGCAGGCGCGGGTCCCGCTCGTAGACGATGGTGTTGCTGCTATTGGTGAGCAGCTCGGCCGGGTCGATGTAGCGGGTCAGGGGGTAGACCTCGCCTTCCAGCTTGAGGGCGTAGGCCATGGCCAGCGCGTCGGGGTTGCAGGGCACGGGCAGCAAATCGGCAGCCGTGAAGACCGGGCTCTGGGCAATGATGCCCTGACGCACTTCGGTGAGCGAAAACGAATCGGTTTCGGGGTTGAAGTTGTCGAGGCGGCCTGCGGCCTGGGTGGGCTGAAACGTGACGCCCCGCACGCAGCGCTGCTTGAGGGCAAAATCAATGATTTCGCCCATTTCGTCGTCGTTGAGGCCCTTTTGCAGGGTCACGACCAGGGTGGTGCTCAGGTTGTACTTGTTCAGGTGCTCCAGGGCCTTCATGCGGACTTCGCGCAGGTCGCGGCCCCGCATCTGCAGCAGCACATTTTCCCGGAAGGAGTCGAACTGCAAATACACCTCGAAAGCCCCGGCGTAAGTAGCCAGCCGGGCCACGAATTCCTCGTCCTTGGCCAGGCGCACGCCGTTGGTATTCACCATCAGGTGCTTGATGGGCTTGCGCTTGCACATGTCCAGAATTTCCCAGAACTGCGGGTGCAGCGTGGGCTCCCCACCCGAAATCTGCACCACGTCGGGCTCCCCTTCGTTGAGCACCAGCACGTCAATCATGGCCTCGACTTCCTCCAGGGTGCGGTGCCGGCCGTGGTGGGGGCTGCTTTCGGCGTAGCAGGTGGGGCAGGTCAGGTTGCAGCGGTCCGTTATTTCAATGACCGTGAGGCACGAGTGCTGCTCGTGGTCGGTGCAGAGGCCGCAGTCGTAGGGACAGCCGTAGTGGGTGGCGGTGTTGAAGCGGCGGGGCGTTTCGCTGGGCTTCACGTAGTTGCGGATGCTCTTGTAGTACTCTACGTCGGTGGCAATGCGCACCTTTTGGCGGCCGTGGGTGGGGCAGCGCTTGAGCATGAACACCTGCCCGTCCTCGAAGACAATTTTGGCCTCGATACGGCGCAGGCAGTGCGGGCACAGGCTCAAGGTGAAGTCGTAGTAAGTATAAGGGCGTTCGGGCATGGAGGAGGAGCAGGATTCGACCTACGGAATAATGGTGATGGACTTAATTATTGCCCGGAACTCAGGTTCACATTGCGCAAACACGTCGGTGGTCGAGTCAAAGATGGCCTGAACACCCACATTGTTGTGCACCAGATACACGACGTAAGCGGTATGCTCTACTGACCCGGCATCAAAATACTGGAGCTTGTAGCCCTGCATTCGTTTGTCCGGAATAAGTCCATCTTTCTCGCCGGGCCGATAAGAATCTACCACACGAGGCGTACGGACATCCGGTGATTCTCCGGTAGTGAGTCCATCCAACAACTCAGCGCTAAACTCTTTCAGGCTGACGGAAGCTGGTATTTCCTCCAGCTGAAAGGCCACATTAGGAATAACTGACCGGCCGGTCTTATCCTGGATAGGACTGCGCTTTGAGAGGTACAGCAGCCGCTCACCCTGCACCTGTCTGTCGAAGGTTGAATAAGTGGCGGGAAGCGTCAACGCCAAGTTTGCCTCAGGCAGCAAAACCTGACTTTGGGCTTTTACACTACCCATCAGCATAAAGCCGAGCAAGATTAAGAGGTTTTGCATTGCCTTATGTAGTTTGACCAGCCTCAACTGCTGCCGAATCCCGCCCAAACAGCCACCCGTAATATCCCAGTCCCGCCACGCAGGCCCACTGAATAGCCGTGAGGCCCCAGCCACTCGGGGCCGGTGTGGGTTTGATGAACTCGACCAGCAAGCGGAACAGCCGGTAACCTACCATAAAAAACCGGAAGCGTTAGCCTTGAAGGCAAGTTTGGTCTTTTTTGGCGAGCCAGGGTAAAAGCTGGCCTAGCGGAAGACCAACTCATGAGATAAAAAAGCCAATCTTTGAATAGCTACTTCTATTATGCACACCGCATTGCAGTAAGCAAGGCTTGCTCTCGAACCCAATTTATGCTTATGGATAACGCTTTACTGATGCGTGTCGGGTACCGTCGAATACTGGTAGGAGCAGCCCTTGCAATGGCAGCAGTACTCACGGGCTGCGAAAACCGCAAGCCAGTTACCACCGCTGAAACTACCGCGGCAGCTCCTACCCCGCCGCCGTCATCCGTTAGTATCCCGGCCAAACCGGCCTTGGCAACGGCCAGAGAAGATGCACCGGATTCAGCTTCGGGCGACGTAGCGGCGTTGCACGAGCCGTTTGAAGAGAATAAGCTGGTAGCGCCGGGTTTGTCAATCAAGATAAAATCTATTCCGGCAGCGGTTAATGCCATTGTTAAAGATCCATTCGATATCAAGGTAACCTTCGCCATCATTCAGAATAAGCAGATTATCTATCAGGATACGGCAGATGCCATGACGTATGATTTTTCGGAGGAATCAGCCACGCAAGCGCTATATCCCCTGTGGATGCCAACCGGGCAGGGCAGCGGCGAGCTACTCGTAGCGTTCGACAACCGGCCGTCCAAAGAGCTGGCCCGGCGTTTTGTTATCGTCAAAAGCCAGGTAGTAAAAATTGATACGCTGCCCGTTTTTGATGCTGCGGCAAAAGATTGGGACCAAGACGGCAAACGGGAATTGGCCGGAGCAATGGGCTACAGCGAAACCTGGGATGACCCGCAGGGAAAAGCGCGTATTACGTACGACCCCACGCTGTATTATGAGGTTCGCCCTACCGGCTTGGTGCTGGATTCTGCCTTAACCAAGCAAAAAGTACGGGCAGAATACGGCGTATTCCTGGGCTTCAAGTCGTCCCAAACACCTGGCATCCTAATAAGCAAACTACCCAAAAGCAGCCCCAAACGTCAGTAGTTGCCGAAACGAGGACTTATACTTAATAAGTAGCAGATAACCAGTCTAGCTGTAGGTTTCTGGCTCGGGCAGATGTGGCTTTTTGCTTAAACCAACGTCCCGCCCAAACAGCCACCCGTAATACCCCAGCCCCGCCACGCAGGCCCACTGAATAGCCGTGAGGCCCCAGCCACTCGGGGCCGGTGTGGGCTTGATGAACTCGACCAGCAAGCGGAACAGCAAGTAACCTACCATAAAAAACCGGAACCGCCAGCCGTCAGGCAGCGGCCGGCGGCGCTCCAGCAGCCAGAGCCCGGCACCCAGTAGGAGCAGCCAGCCGATTTCGTAGAGGTTGGTGGGGTGGCGCGGGATTCCGTCGCCGAAGTTGATGCCCCAGGGCAGGGCCGCCGGCGTGCCGAAGGTGCCGTCGGTGAGGCCGGCCAGGTGGCAGCCCACCCGGCCCAGGCTCATGCCCACGATAATGGGAAACACCATCAAGTCACCGCTGGAGCTGGTGACGCCGAGGTGCTTTTTGGTCAGCTCCACCCCGATCAAGCCCCCGAGCAGGCCGCCCACGATAGTTTTATTGGTGAAGTAGTACAGCCAGCCGCCGGGCGGGTGCCAGAGCAACTCCGGGTGCTCGAGCAGGCCCAGCACCCGGGAGCCCAGCAGCGCCCCGGCCGCGCAGCCCACGAAAATCCAGAGCCGGTGGTCGTCCGAAATCAAGTCGTGGGTGCGGGCGCGCAGGCGCTGGTAGAACCGGTAACCCAGGGAGTAGGCCAGCACCTCGAAGAGCAGGTGCACCGGCAGCACCAGCGGCCCCAGGGCGAGTTGGACGGGGTAAGTCAAGGTTAGTTGTTGGTTGTTGGTTGTTGGTTGTTGGTTGTTGGTTGTTGGTTGTTAGGCCAGCCGTTGACCAGTGGGACGGCAAGTACGGAAGTTTTAGAAAGCCAAAGCCCCTTGCCGTGAATGACAAGGGGCTTTTCTCGGCAGCCGTTGGCAGCCCCGATGGGTTACAATGCGGAGCGGCGGGAGCCGACGTATAACGACCTAACAACTGACAACTGACAACTGACAACTGACAACTAACAACGAGCAACTAAACTACTCGTTGTTTTCCGCAGCGGCCTTGCGGGTGAGAATCGTCAGCGGGGAGCGGCTGACGGCCGATTCGCTTTCGTAGCCGGTGCGGCGCAGGTTGGCGGCCGGACTGTCGCCGGTGGCGGGCAGGGCGCGGTTGAGCCAGCTCAGAATATCGGTGGTGGTGCCGGGCAGCAGCCCGTGGAAGGCAGCCAGCAGCTTGGCTGGCAACGAGAGGATAACTTCGCCGTCGCCGCGGCGGCAGGCGTTCCAGATCTGGCGGGCGGCCTGGTCGGCGCTCATCGTGAGGCCGGGCAGGGAATCGGCGACGCTAAACCAGGCGTACTCCTGCTGCTGCTGGCCCTTGACCATGGCGTGGCCGGGGCTGCCGGTGCGCATCAGGCCGGGGCACACGGTTGTGACGCTGATGTCGTACTGCTTGAGCTCGGCCCGGAAGCCTTCCGAGAGGCCCACCAGGGCAAACTTGCTGGCGCTGTAGGGCATCAGGTGGGGCAAAGCTACTTTGCCGCCCAGGGACGAGATATTGACGATGCGGCCCGCCCCGCGGCGGCGCATGCTGGGCAGCACGGCGTACATGGCGTGCAGCGGGGCCCAGAAATGCAGGTTCATGGATTCCTCGTAGTCGCGCACGTCCATGTTTTCGAGCGGGCCGCCGAGGATGATGCCGGCGTTGTTGATGAGCACGTCGATGGGGCCCAGGCGGGTTTCGACTTCGGCCACCAGGGCCCGCACTTCGGCCTCGTTGGTAATATCGTGGGAGAGGGTCAGCACGTCGGCTTCGGCGGCCCCGCAGGCCCGCAGGTCCTGGCGGGCGCGCTCCAGCTCGTCGGCGTCGCGGGCGCAGATGGCCACCCGGGCGCCTTCCACCACGGCCTGCCGGGCCAGCACCAGGCCCAGGCCGCGGGAGCCGCCGGTGATGAGCACCACGCGGCCGTTGAGGTCGTAGGAGCCGCGGCGGTTGACGAACAGCGTGGCGGCGGCCATCAGAACGCCGGCGCCCGCGGCAGCCAGCCAGTTGTTTCGGGTTTGTCGCTTCATACCCTCTTGTAAGCAAACCCGGCCGGAAAGGTTACACGGCCGCCGGCCGCCGACGGGGCAAGAAATATTCAAGTGCCGCGTTATTGCCGCGGCCGGTGTCATTTTTGGCACCATCTTTACGTGGGCAAGGTTCTACCCCCACGACCTAACTGGCCTTGTTGCCCTGACTTTACGGATGATCATGAAACCCTCTTTGCTGGCCTCCCTCCTGCTTTCGGCGGCCGTAGCCCAGGCCCAGACGGCCCCCGTTAAAACCAAAACCAAGACCGAAGTAGCCGGTACGACGGTGAAAACCAAGGCCAAAACCACTGCCCCGGCCGCGGCTCCCAAACCCGCCCCCGCGCCGTCGGCCGAGAAGGTGGAAGCCAAGGCCAATGCCCTGACCGACAACATGCGCCAGGGCCTGAACCTGACCCCGGCCCAGACCGAGAAAGTGCGCCAGATCAACCTGACCAGCGTGCGCAACGTGGAAACGGCCCGCCTTCAGTACCGCGCCGACGTGCGCAAGCTCAACGCCGTAGTGGACGACATCGGGCAGTCGCGGCTGGCGATGCTGAAGGACGTGCTGGCTCCGGACCAGTTTGCCAAGTACCAGCGCAAGCGGGAGGAGAAAATGGGTGTGCCCAACGCCACCGGCGCCCAGGGCAACGCCGCCCCCGGCCTGCCCAGCCGCGACGAGTAAGCCTCCCGAAATTTGAAAAAAGCGGGGCCGCCTTTGAGGGTGGCCCCGCTTTTTTTTGTGCGCTAAACGCAGCAGCAGGCCAACAAAACCGGCCTGGCGGAAGTTGTAGGGGCTTTGAGCGTCGGGGGCGAGGCTCCGATTTTACCAACAAGAGAGCTTACATGCAGCTTCACCTAGACAGCCTGATTTTCGATTTGGACGGCACCCTCTGGGACGCCACCGCCACCGTCGCCGAGGGCTTCCACCGGGCCCGGCAGCGGGTCGAGTACGTGACGCACGACGTGACCCTGGACCAGGTGCGGGCCGTGACCGGGCAGCCCTACCCGGTGGTGTACGAGCGGCTGTTTCCGGAGCTGAGCCCGGCGCAGCGGGAGGAATTCCGCCATATCTGCGCCGTGGAGGAGCTGCGCAGTGCCCGGGAGCGGGGCGGCGTGCCGTATCCGGTGCTGCGCGAGACGCTGGAGTATCTGCGGGGCAAGTACCGGCTCTTTATCGTCAGCAACTGCCAGACGGGGTACATTGAAGCGTTTCTGGACCACACCCAGACGGGCGAG
Proteins encoded in this region:
- a CDS encoding SDR family NAD(P)-dependent oxidoreductase, translated to MKRQTRNNWLAAAGAGVLMAAATLFVNRRGSYDLNGRVVLITGGSRGLGLVLARQAVVEGARVAICARDADELERARQDLRACGAAEADVLTLSHDITNEAEVRALVAEVETRLGPIDVLINNAGIILGGPLENMDVRDYEESMNLHFWAPLHAMYAVLPSMRRRGAGRIVNISSLGGKVALPHLMPYSASKFALVGLSEGFRAELKQYDISVTTVCPGLMRTGSPGHAMVKGQQQQEYAWFSVADSLPGLTMSADQAARQIWNACRRGDGEVILSLPAKLLAAFHGLLPGTTTDILSWLNRALPATGDSPAANLRRTGYESESAVSRSPLTILTRKAAAENNE
- a CDS encoding prolipoprotein diacylglyceryl transferase yields the protein MTYPVQLALGPLVLPVHLLFEVLAYSLGYRFYQRLRARTHDLISDDHRLWIFVGCAAGALLGSRVLGLLEHPELLWHPPGGWLYYFTNKTIVGGLLGGLIGVELTKKHLGVTSSSGDLMVFPIIVGMSLGRVGCHLAGLTDGTFGTPAALPWGINFGDGIPRHPTNLYEIGWLLLLGAGLWLLERRRPLPDGWRFRFFMVGYLLFRLLVEFIKPTPAPSGWGLTAIQWACVAGLGYYGWLFGRDVGLSKKPHLPEPETYS
- a CDS encoding HAD family hydrolase codes for the protein MQLHLDSLIFDLDGTLWDATATVAEGFHRARQRVEYVTHDVTLDQVRAVTGQPYPVVYERLFPELSPAQREEFRHICAVEELRSARERGGVPYPVLRETLEYLRGKYRLFIVSNCQTGYIEAFLDHTQTGELFEGHQCFGTKNLPKADNIREIVEQFGLQQPAYVGDTEGDHSACRANGLPFLFAAYGFGTAPDYEARLDTFGDLRQLL
- a CDS encoding radical SAM protein — its product is MPERPYTYYDFTLSLCPHCLRRIEAKIVFEDGQVFMLKRCPTHGRQKVRIATDVEYYKSIRNYVKPSETPRRFNTATHYGCPYDCGLCTDHEQHSCLTVIEITDRCNLTCPTCYAESSPHHGRHRTLEEVEAMIDVLVLNEGEPDVVQISGGEPTLHPQFWEILDMCKRKPIKHLMVNTNGVRLAKDEEFVARLATYAGAFEVYLQFDSFRENVLLQMRGRDLREVRMKALEHLNKYNLSTTLVVTLQKGLNDDEMGEIIDFALKQRCVRGVTFQPTQAAGRLDNFNPETDSFSLTEVRQGIIAQSPVFTAADLLPVPCNPDALAMAYALKLEGEVYPLTRYIDPAELLTNSSNTIVYERDPRLRQHMLKLFSTANTVDTVVPDLNQLLCCLPQVSAPNLSYENLFRVIILQFMDAWNFDVRAVKKSCVHIVSKDLKIVPFETMNIFYRDPEKLARLEELRAERPGVI
- a CDS encoding PhzF family phenazine biosynthesis protein, with product MPSYPFLLVDAFTTSALGGNPCAVVLDADDLSADDMQRLAREFNQSETAFVRRSAVAEFGVRYFTPAEEIPLAGHPTIATVTALVHTGRLPLPQPRTELQLELLHGPIHIAVETSTSGPAQVLMTQRKPVFGQLHDPAVVLPLFGLTPDDVLPGSVIQTVSTGTPQLMVLVRDQEALRRSHIPDAAAFARYRQSSDFFSPHLFCLGGATAAGHTFARHFGTPPDIAEDPVTGSATGGMAAFLWHYGYLATPEFVAEQGHWMGRPGQVQVTVQGPREAISSVTIGGPGVVVVEGQLKL
- the mutM gene encoding DNA-formamidopyrimidine glycosylase, producing MPELPEVETYRRFLDEVILHQPITAFEVRDAHVLGTDEDTLRQRLVGQHVTGTRRIGKNCFLELSDGSALALHFGMTGDVNAYRHDHDAPRFTRVALHLADGMRVAFIDPRKFGRIRHAESVDHYQKAKKLGPDALEVTAVHLQQKLGPKKMMIKPLLLDQSITAGLGNWIVDEVLFQARIHPERRANTLTTKEFKALHSAIQLVLRTAIGHEATYRHFPASFLIHAREWDDSATPGTEQHRFCPRHPKVEIEKSYVGGRATYICPRCQPAPVVSE